A portion of the bacterium genome contains these proteins:
- a CDS encoding sugar ABC transporter permease, whose protein sequence is MGMKWAVLGSGRFYFWIMTLPAVLYVVAWRLAPALYTLWLGGHTYNIVYDNAPRWNHLANFVQIARDGSLRQSLGLSAKFGLIATAAEVMIGLAAALFFDSDPPGRNLLLGVFLLPMIMAPVVVGTAWGTLFDRTVGYIPYILQQLNVPQPDWLATPGGAMFALIVADTWEWAPLVTLLLFASLQTIPREHFEAARVDGASGWQLFRRIILPQITGMVLVAAGLRLMDAFLELDKVFVMTGGGPGSSTQFVSMFVYKQAFQFYELGYASAVITVLLAVLAAAYWLYLRSYYRALGSANL, encoded by the coding sequence ATGGGCATGAAGTGGGCGGTCCTCGGCAGCGGGCGATTCTACTTCTGGATCATGACGCTGCCCGCGGTGCTGTACGTGGTCGCGTGGCGCCTCGCCCCCGCGCTCTACACGCTGTGGCTCGGCGGGCACACGTACAACATCGTGTACGATAACGCGCCGCGCTGGAACCATCTGGCGAACTTCGTCCAGATCGCGCGCGACGGCTCGCTCCGCCAGTCGCTGGGCCTGTCCGCGAAGTTCGGCCTCATCGCCACCGCCGCCGAGGTCATGATCGGGCTCGCCGCGGCGCTCTTCTTCGACAGCGACCCGCCGGGGCGGAACCTGCTGCTCGGCGTCTTCCTGCTGCCGATGATCATGGCCCCCGTCGTGGTCGGGACGGCGTGGGGGACGCTCTTCGACCGGACCGTCGGCTACATCCCGTACATCCTGCAGCAGTTGAACGTGCCGCAGCCCGACTGGCTGGCGACCCCCGGCGGCGCGATGTTCGCGCTCATCGTCGCCGACACGTGGGAGTGGGCGCCGCTCGTGACGCTGCTGCTGTTTGCCTCCCTGCAGACCATCCCGCGGGAACACTTCGAGGCCGCCCGCGTGGACGGCGCCTCAGGATGGCAGCTGTTCCGCCGGATCATCCTGCCGCAGATTACCGGGATGGTCCTCGTCGCCGCCGGCCTCCGCCTCATGGACGCCTTCCTCGAGCTGGACAAGGTGTTCGTGATGACCGGCGGCGGCCCGGGCTCGTCGACCCAGTTCGTAAGCATGTTCGTCTACAAGCAGGCGTTCCAGTTCTACGAGCTGGGCTACGCGTCGGCGGTGATCACGGTGCTGCTGGCCGTCCTCGCCGCCGCCTACTGGCTGTACCTGCGCAGCTACTACCGGGCCCTGGGGTCCGCGAATTTGTGA